A genome region from Halocatena salina includes the following:
- a CDS encoding YeeE/YedE family protein has product MDSTLPVAAIVGIGLGVFLQKGRFCFVNAFRDFFAYKDTRVTKGVLTAIILTMVFWGLTYQLGYHQELWTPKWGMTGLIGGFVFGVGMTYAGGCASGTLYRAGEGYLQFWLTLLFMGGGYASFTAIFPTLQSTYFAPLTIDNGVSLFAISPIPAGFLAVLIAGAVVLVYAALTGSKAANNGSPERATTKTGLLTVIAPITGLQTFVSDTRTYLRGLVHALRTPVASSKRPWDPRSAALGITAVAVLWFVQVSIVGITGPEARWTGYLISQVGINAASFEYWGSILFQGQGIGITADMVMIGFVIIGSFLASLWSGDFSLRIPKRRRLPNAVGGGFLMGAGSRLAPGCNIGNIYSGIAELSIHSFIASVGIIVGVYVMTHWIYREVGCAI; this is encoded by the coding sequence GTGGATTCAACGCTACCTGTTGCAGCGATCGTCGGAATCGGACTCGGAGTATTCCTCCAAAAGGGTCGGTTCTGCTTTGTGAACGCCTTTCGGGATTTCTTTGCGTACAAAGATACCCGTGTCACGAAAGGTGTTCTCACCGCGATCATACTCACGATGGTTTTCTGGGGACTCACCTATCAACTGGGGTATCACCAGGAGCTCTGGACACCGAAGTGGGGAATGACTGGCCTCATCGGTGGGTTCGTCTTCGGCGTGGGAATGACCTACGCCGGTGGCTGTGCCAGTGGTACGCTTTATCGCGCCGGTGAAGGCTACTTGCAGTTTTGGCTCACCCTGCTGTTTATGGGTGGTGGGTACGCGTCGTTTACTGCCATCTTTCCGACGCTTCAGAGTACCTACTTCGCGCCGCTTACCATCGACAATGGGGTGAGTTTGTTCGCTATATCACCCATCCCGGCGGGGTTTTTGGCTGTGTTGATCGCAGGTGCCGTCGTCCTCGTCTATGCGGCGCTCACAGGATCGAAAGCAGCCAATAACGGTTCGCCTGAACGGGCAACGACGAAAACAGGGCTGTTGACTGTCATCGCGCCCATCACTGGTCTTCAAACCTTCGTAAGCGACACCCGAACCTACTTGCGGGGGCTGGTACACGCGTTGCGTACCCCGGTTGCGTCGAGTAAGCGTCCGTGGGATCCACGAAGTGCTGCGCTCGGTATCACTGCCGTAGCGGTACTCTGGTTCGTCCAGGTGTCCATTGTCGGCATCACTGGACCGGAGGCTCGCTGGACGGGGTATCTGATCTCACAGGTCGGGATAAACGCGGCATCCTTCGAGTATTGGGGCTCCATCCTCTTTCAGGGACAGGGAATCGGGATCACGGCCGACATGGTGATGATCGGGTTTGTCATCATCGGCTCGTTTCTCGCTTCTCTCTGGAGTGGTGATTTCTCGCTTCGCATCCCGAAGCGTCGCCGCCTCCCGAACGCCGTCGGTGGAGGATTTCTCATGGGGGCTGGGTCGCGTCTCGCTCCCGGCTGCAATATCGGAAACATCTACTCTGGCATCGCGGAGCTGTCGATCCATTCGTTCATCGCGAGCGTCGGTATTATCGTCGGCGTCTACGTCATGACACACTGGATTTACCGGGAAGTTGGATGTGCCATCTGA
- a CDS encoding sulfurtransferase TusA family protein, with the protein MPSIDDVTNTPDELSEKEADTLLEEADLVQDMRGEVCPYPQVEAKKGLQTLSAGELLVQETDHVPSTENVPKAVENDAEASVWRGSDAIDRIYLRKR; encoded by the coding sequence ATGCCATCGATCGACGACGTCACGAATACACCGGATGAATTGAGCGAGAAAGAAGCCGACACGCTACTCGAAGAGGCCGATCTCGTCCAAGATATGAGGGGAGAGGTGTGTCCATATCCCCAAGTCGAAGCCAAGAAAGGATTACAGACGCTGAGCGCTGGTGAACTCCTCGTTCAGGAGACCGATCACGTCCCGAGTACGGAGAACGTACCCAAGGCAGTCGAAAACGACGCCGAGGCCTCCGTCTGGCGGGGCAGTGATGCGATCGACCGAATCTATCTCCGGAAACGATAA
- a CDS encoding rhodanese-like domain-containing protein, translating into MIEKISPKTVRKRLERGEDFDLIDIRDRESYTDGHLPDAKHLTVESLENTVADRDWADEVIIYCYVGQTSTQAARLVTRYGNTRDVKSMAGGYEAWESAVLSNTD; encoded by the coding sequence ATGATAGAGAAGATATCTCCGAAGACGGTCCGAAAGCGCCTCGAACGCGGTGAGGACTTCGATCTCATCGATATCCGTGATCGTGAATCCTACACTGATGGGCACCTCCCAGACGCCAAACATCTAACTGTCGAATCCCTCGAAAACACGGTTGCTGATCGTGACTGGGCGGATGAAGTGATCATATACTGCTATGTCGGACAGACCTCAACGCAGGCTGCCAGACTCGTCACACGATACGGGAACACCCGAGACGTAAAGAGTATGGCTGGTGGTTATGAGGCCTGGGAGTCTGCAGTGCTCTCGAACACTGACTGA
- a CDS encoding restriction endonuclease encodes MTVLDDLSGLEFESLMVDVFRNYGYENVRQTPKTGDEGRDILMTESVNGQRQDVVVECKHMEQVGREIVQKLHSAVITYDYSGPTRGMVVTSGTYTAQAREYVEKVKTNGDGIEIELVDGNTLLDIADETGLDLQNGAVELICRRTLPPGDVESPVTEQFEAIKNVATIDLGRIESTAEFRPVVTIETHTDAQFETSVGCIHRVNERDTFHIHGDHTPPQPIDSPLRQLISGNAYRTLELADAKEQDGFVDTGVVRFRHAESDFEAWAVDQLQKKYTTTVEYTGDNNVDYEKECVPTESHVSISELRSVYVPRIRSETQLNEYTYTLAYDAVGPDRHIVDNEITRCVHCDWSWTPLTYCDNCGSINCWRHIRTERVDNEPVCTDCAVTERFALRKRYFYDEDNRGQFRHEYEQRPLHRQLLENKPLIAGVILVIALVALL; translated from the coding sequence ATGACTGTCCTCGATGATCTGTCAGGACTTGAGTTCGAATCTCTCATGGTCGATGTATTTCGGAACTATGGGTACGAGAACGTCCGACAGACGCCCAAGACAGGTGATGAAGGTCGCGATATTTTGATGACGGAGTCAGTCAACGGGCAGCGACAAGACGTCGTCGTCGAGTGTAAACACATGGAGCAGGTCGGACGGGAGATCGTCCAGAAACTACATTCTGCAGTGATCACGTACGATTATTCGGGTCCCACTCGAGGGATGGTCGTCACCTCGGGAACGTACACGGCGCAAGCCCGAGAGTACGTTGAGAAAGTCAAAACGAACGGTGATGGGATCGAAATCGAGTTGGTCGACGGAAACACCCTCCTCGACATCGCTGATGAGACCGGCTTAGATCTTCAGAATGGGGCAGTCGAACTCATCTGTCGTCGAACGCTACCTCCGGGTGATGTCGAATCACCGGTCACCGAACAGTTCGAAGCCATCAAGAACGTCGCTACGATCGATCTCGGTCGAATCGAATCGACAGCCGAGTTCCGTCCGGTAGTAACGATCGAGACCCACACAGATGCGCAGTTCGAAACTTCTGTCGGGTGTATTCACCGTGTGAACGAGCGTGATACATTCCACATTCACGGTGATCACACGCCCCCACAGCCGATCGACAGTCCCCTGCGACAGCTCATCTCCGGGAACGCCTACCGAACGCTCGAGTTGGCCGACGCGAAAGAACAGGACGGGTTCGTCGATACAGGTGTTGTGCGGTTTCGACACGCCGAAAGCGACTTCGAAGCCTGGGCTGTCGATCAGCTTCAGAAAAAGTACACGACTACAGTTGAGTACACTGGCGACAACAACGTCGACTACGAAAAAGAGTGCGTGCCGACCGAATCACACGTCTCGATCAGTGAGCTTAGGTCTGTGTACGTCCCTCGCATCCGATCGGAAACACAGCTGAACGAGTACACCTATACGTTAGCATACGATGCTGTCGGACCCGATCGGCACATTGTCGATAACGAGATCACACGGTGTGTCCACTGTGACTGGTCGTGGACGCCGTTGACCTACTGCGATAACTGTGGGAGTATCAACTGTTGGCGGCACATCCGAACCGAACGAGTCGACAACGAGCCGGTGTGTACCGACTGTGCAGTGACTGAGCGGTTTGCGCTCCGAAAGCGCTACTTCTACGACGAGGACAACCGTGGGCAGTTCCGCCACGAGTATGAGCAACGACCGCTACACCGCCAACTGCTCGAGAACAAGCCATTGATCGCGGGAGTTATACTCGTGATAGCGTTAGTGGCGCTGCTATAA
- a CDS encoding MBL fold metallo-hydrolase: MKLSYQHANPYSGCESVLLRIEGLLSNQTVCILIDSGNSVNVDDLLDADEYLTAICLTHAHYDHYQSLDSNLRDGAPVYSTSDTKELLEASYQVGKHRSAVDHDSVLSAMTTIDGWTSIVEGLRVRALPAGHAPGAASLLFAIDDGEQTRTVLATGDFTLRRAAGYPGFETDLPIDIDVCLLSATASEDFESTATRALKTIYDRTTAGSTVLITAGGQMGLHLGYLLSHIATERGRTFPITLVGQTAILADRLDYDLPGVSTVSEFDAPSTVLTRGGVTIAGPDVPTADSETSAARLFEQIRTDGAATLVQIPAGGGSPVRTATCTVHSFPLKNHPRRTTIDSAIKSLAPIHLIILHEIGPEADQYKDHYSSYVWATSDQLSHTLLDETGWTPPPWVSAQVERYVTQQRIKSRQPISADVFTSEAEFPSIDRYASPDLEREGITPRVISRATSGEQGIELSDKKYGVEASAADEEAPTESTSAVTERLTALNDRIAELETMIDQRLSEHERRSARVIDVQNGVTILRLDEEINAESGDNVDILPPS, encoded by the coding sequence ATGAAGCTGAGCTATCAACATGCGAATCCTTACTCCGGCTGCGAATCTGTTTTGCTTCGGATCGAGGGGCTTCTGTCCAACCAAACTGTTTGTATTCTCATCGATTCGGGTAACAGTGTGAACGTCGATGATCTTCTCGATGCGGACGAGTATCTGACCGCGATCTGTCTCACGCACGCCCACTATGATCACTACCAGTCTCTCGATTCGAATCTCCGGGATGGTGCTCCCGTGTATTCGACATCGGATACCAAAGAACTGTTAGAAGCGTCGTATCAGGTGGGAAAGCACCGTTCAGCTGTCGATCACGATAGTGTCCTTTCTGCCATGACGACGATCGACGGCTGGACCTCGATCGTCGAGGGACTCCGCGTCCGAGCGTTGCCTGCGGGCCATGCGCCCGGCGCAGCGAGCTTGCTGTTTGCGATTGACGACGGCGAACAGACACGAACCGTCCTTGCAACGGGAGATTTCACGCTGCGGCGAGCAGCGGGATATCCGGGGTTTGAGACGGATCTGCCGATCGATATCGACGTGTGTTTGCTCTCAGCAACGGCGAGCGAGGATTTCGAATCGACTGCAACGCGTGCCCTGAAGACGATCTACGATCGGACGACCGCTGGCTCGACCGTCCTCATTACGGCCGGTGGACAAATGGGACTTCATCTCGGCTACCTACTCAGCCATATTGCCACCGAGCGCGGGAGGACCTTCCCGATCACGCTGGTCGGGCAGACGGCCATCCTGGCAGACCGCCTCGACTACGATCTCCCCGGCGTTTCGACGGTGTCCGAATTCGACGCGCCATCGACCGTTCTTACTCGAGGGGGGGTGACGATCGCTGGGCCGGACGTACCAACCGCTGATAGCGAAACGAGTGCAGCCCGCCTCTTCGAACAGATCCGGACCGACGGCGCGGCGACGCTCGTCCAAATCCCGGCTGGTGGCGGCTCGCCCGTCAGGACGGCTACCTGTACCGTCCATTCGTTCCCGCTCAAAAACCATCCACGCCGAACCACGATCGATAGCGCCATCAAATCGCTCGCACCGATTCACCTTATCATCTTACACGAGATCGGTCCGGAGGCCGATCAGTACAAGGACCACTACAGTAGTTATGTCTGGGCGACGAGCGACCAACTCTCTCACACGCTCTTGGACGAAACGGGCTGGACACCGCCACCGTGGGTCTCCGCGCAAGTCGAACGATACGTCACACAACAGAGGATCAAATCCCGACAGCCGATCAGTGCTGACGTCTTCACGAGTGAAGCAGAGTTTCCCTCGATCGACCGCTATGCGTCCCCCGATCTCGAACGTGAGGGCATCACTCCACGAGTGATTTCGAGGGCAACTTCCGGAGAACAGGGGATTGAACTATCTGACAAAAAATACGGTGTCGAAGCCTCAGCGGCCGATGAAGAGGCACCGACGGAATCCACGTCAGCGGTGACCGAGCGTCTCACAGCACTGAACGACCGCATTGCCGAACTCGAAACGATGATTGATCAACGGCTATCCGAACACGAACGTCGTTCCGCCCGTGTCATCGACGTACAAAACGGAGTGACGATTCTTCGCCTCGACGAGGAAATAAACGCCGAATCGGGTGACAACGTCGACATTCTTCCCCCGTCGTGA
- a CDS encoding MarR family transcriptional regulator, whose protein sequence is MTRTGTDEDMSDRNDSSETDHTIRVLATLNERGPCRVIEIAKVLNIHPVPIDRACTHLQQKGLLQRQPGGTYCVTETGRVVLEKQL, encoded by the coding sequence ATGACGCGAACGGGAACCGATGAAGATATGTCGGATCGCAATGACTCGAGCGAAACGGATCACACAATCCGGGTTCTTGCAACTCTCAACGAACGAGGGCCTTGTCGCGTGATAGAGATCGCGAAAGTTTTAAACATTCATCCAGTTCCAATCGATCGAGCGTGTACACACCTCCAACAGAAGGGACTCCTCCAGCGACAGCCCGGTGGCACGTATTGCGTTACCGAGACTGGACGCGTCGTACTCGAAAAGCAACTCTAA
- a CDS encoding transcription initiation factor IIB, whose amino-acid sequence MTESIYTHDSSHHRSTQDGNEEQRTDAIETCCPECGGRIIRDESRAERVCQACGCVVAIDQIDHGPEWRAFTAEETAHKRRVGASMTPLLHDKGLSTWIGWDDTDAAGRSLSARQRKRIHRLRTWDERYRTKNSQERNLKQALGEIERMASALGLPGPVPETASVIYRQAIEMELLPGRSIEAMTTASLYAATRQAGIPRRLCEFTPVSRVDQIRIQRAYRYLTRELELGIAPIDPHDYVQRFVSTLDLGGETEQIAHDLIETATTQNLHSGKSPAALAAGAAYAASRLTNDARTQTAVSECSGVSRVTIRERYQELIKVHDANGNR is encoded by the coding sequence ATGACCGAGAGCATTTACACACACGACAGTTCGCATCATCGATCAACACAGGACGGAAACGAGGAGCAGCGAACCGACGCCATCGAAACGTGTTGTCCCGAGTGTGGTGGTCGTATCATACGAGATGAATCACGAGCCGAGCGCGTCTGTCAGGCGTGTGGGTGTGTCGTCGCCATCGATCAGATCGATCACGGACCGGAGTGGCGTGCATTCACGGCCGAGGAAACAGCCCACAAACGTCGAGTCGGCGCATCGATGACGCCGCTTCTTCACGACAAGGGATTGAGTACGTGGATAGGATGGGACGACACCGACGCAGCTGGTCGATCGCTATCGGCACGACAACGCAAACGAATACATCGACTTCGGACGTGGGACGAACGCTATCGGACGAAAAACAGCCAAGAGAGAAATCTCAAACAAGCGTTAGGTGAGATCGAGCGCATGGCGTCGGCGCTCGGGTTACCCGGTCCCGTTCCGGAGACGGCCAGCGTCATCTACCGGCAGGCAATCGAAATGGAGTTGTTGCCAGGACGATCGATCGAAGCAATGACCACCGCCAGCCTGTATGCTGCTACACGACAGGCCGGTATACCGCGTCGGCTCTGTGAGTTCACTCCCGTGAGCCGAGTCGATCAGATTCGCATCCAACGCGCGTACCGCTATCTGACGCGCGAACTCGAATTGGGTATTGCACCGATCGATCCCCACGACTATGTACAGCGATTCGTCTCGACGCTCGATCTCGGTGGAGAGACCGAACAGATCGCTCACGATCTCATCGAAACCGCCACCACACAGAACTTGCACAGTGGCAAAAGCCCAGCAGCGCTCGCAGCAGGGGCCGCGTACGCTGCATCACGCCTTACGAACGATGCGCGCACACAAACAGCAGTGAGCGAATGCTCAGGGGTGAGCCGAGTAACGATTCGTGAACGGTACCAAGAACTCATCAAGGTGCATGACGCGAACGGGAACCGATGA
- a CDS encoding TatD family hydrolase, translating to MDPHYPTNRPIDAEQSESTSAFPTELMNIPWIDIHNHAHTLSWNDREKFALSGCESMVMMAAAYYWTPYKPVEPEDVQYLWDDALNRLSQIKQAHVFDAKLGVGIHTGARVDDYEVLLERMPAYCALDAVAAVGEIGITSTQHVARWPLEEQKQATRRQMEIADDNDIPAIAHTPPDLSDVEIPFRERGMIPGYELDMGLQQPPVIDAADERRAAIELDIECKDEAGLPDDQLVLSHADQAAASYVMESTDCYLSYTVSYPWLLGVTPRDVATVIEKYGPDRVLVETDSAGILRSDVFAFKRTIFELYRLGIDLDTIRQVVYENPRDVLNPE from the coding sequence ATGGATCCCCATTATCCGACGAACCGACCGATCGACGCTGAACAGTCAGAGAGCACATCGGCGTTTCCAACGGAGTTGATGAACATCCCGTGGATCGACATCCACAACCACGCACACACACTCTCGTGGAACGACCGCGAGAAATTCGCGTTGAGTGGCTGCGAATCGATGGTGATGATGGCAGCTGCCTACTACTGGACGCCGTACAAGCCGGTCGAACCCGAAGATGTCCAGTACCTATGGGACGATGCGCTCAACCGCCTCAGCCAGATCAAACAGGCGCACGTCTTCGACGCGAAGCTCGGAGTCGGGATTCACACCGGTGCACGGGTCGATGACTACGAAGTCCTGTTGGAGCGGATGCCAGCTTACTGCGCACTCGATGCGGTCGCCGCCGTCGGCGAGATCGGAATCACCTCCACACAGCACGTCGCACGCTGGCCACTCGAAGAGCAAAAGCAAGCGACGCGGCGACAGATGGAAATCGCCGACGACAACGACATCCCCGCGATCGCTCACACGCCGCCGGATCTCAGCGATGTGGAAATTCCGTTCCGCGAGCGGGGAATGATTCCCGGCTACGAACTCGACATGGGACTGCAACAGCCACCCGTCATCGACGCGGCGGACGAGCGCCGGGCCGCGATCGAACTCGACATCGAATGTAAGGACGAGGCAGGACTTCCCGACGATCAACTCGTCCTCTCACACGCCGATCAGGCGGCAGCTTCCTACGTGATGGAGAGCACGGACTGCTATCTGAGTTACACCGTGAGCTATCCGTGGCTGCTCGGTGTAACACCGCGGGACGTCGCCACAGTCATCGAAAAATACGGTCCGGATCGCGTGCTAGTCGAAACCGACAGCGCGGGAATCCTCCGGAGTGACGTGTTCGCGTTCAAGCGGACCATCTTCGAACTCTACCGGCTCGGGATCGATCTCGATACGATCAGACAGGTCGTGTACGAGAACCCACGGGACGTCTTGAATCCCGAGTGA
- a CDS encoding VOC family protein, producing MGDINGLHHVTAFASDPQENLDFFRNVLGLRFIKRTVRFDVPEEIYHLYYGDGVGTAGSIVTFFPIRGMPNGEVGKGQISGCGLIIPDGSVDYWEDRFEEHGIEHVTTERFDETAIEFTDPDGTPFELVTGTSEINPWDGGDVPTEHGVRGLHSATVHSNDPAGTFRALKTMGWERIGRQDYPQTGDRVRFEAPGARTGADFIDVLIRPNAPQGVMGTGTFLHVAFDAGEKEEQKEWSDRFRDAGLITTSRKDRDYFWSMYFTEPGGSVFEFATTGPGMTLDEDVDELGEHLRVPDWLDVDVEYIDEQLPDLTLD from the coding sequence ATGGGAGATATCAACGGACTGCATCACGTAACCGCGTTCGCTAGCGATCCTCAGGAGAACTTGGACTTCTTTCGGAACGTGCTTGGTCTGCGATTTATCAAACGGACCGTTCGGTTCGACGTTCCCGAGGAGATTTATCACCTCTACTATGGGGACGGGGTCGGTACTGCCGGTTCGATCGTCACGTTCTTCCCGATCAGGGGGATGCCGAACGGAGAAGTCGGCAAAGGGCAGATCAGCGGGTGTGGCCTGATCATTCCCGATGGATCCGTCGACTACTGGGAAGATCGATTCGAGGAGCACGGTATCGAGCACGTAACTACTGAACGGTTCGATGAGACCGCTATCGAGTTTACCGATCCCGACGGAACGCCGTTCGAACTCGTGACCGGAACGTCGGAGATCAACCCGTGGGACGGCGGTGACGTACCGACCGAACACGGCGTGCGGGGCCTTCATAGCGCCACCGTCCATTCGAACGATCCCGCCGGGACGTTTCGTGCACTGAAGACGATGGGCTGGGAACGGATTGGTCGACAGGACTACCCACAAACGGGTGACCGCGTTCGATTCGAAGCGCCCGGCGCTCGGACAGGGGCCGATTTTATCGACGTTCTGATCCGACCGAACGCACCCCAAGGCGTCATGGGAACCGGAACGTTCCTTCACGTCGCGTTCGACGCTGGCGAAAAAGAGGAACAGAAAGAGTGGAGTGACCGATTCAGGGATGCCGGTCTGATCACAACCTCTCGGAAGGACCGCGATTACTTCTGGTCGATGTACTTCACGGAGCCCGGCGGATCGGTCTTCGAGTTCGCAACGACCGGACCGGGCATGACGCTCGACGAGGACGTCGATGAACTCGGCGAACACCTCCGTGTCCCGGACTGGCTCGATGTCGATGTCGAGTACATCGACGAACAGCTTCCAGATCTCACGCTCGACTGA
- a CDS encoding TetR/AcrR family transcriptional regulator produces MTASDSSDSSAETRVAIMEATFRALSKHGYSELRMRDIGQELDVSRSLIHYHYEGKHDLISALLEYIVDQYEGSVEVTEETDPWSELDRRIDQCLFGPGFDEEFGHWERMRVYHDLFSQAQHNERHQEIFNRHYDRIRGSITQVIERGIEDGIFRAVDAEEMAQLITDSIHVARERKISLGQDEAPEQMRHAIDAFVLSSLVDPESVVTLMKSNRETN; encoded by the coding sequence ATGACCGCCTCGGATAGTTCGGATTCTTCTGCGGAAACCCGCGTAGCGATCATGGAGGCCACGTTCCGCGCCCTCAGCAAACACGGCTACTCTGAGCTTCGGATGCGCGACATCGGACAGGAACTAGACGTGAGTCGGTCGCTCATCCACTATCACTACGAGGGTAAACACGATCTCATCTCAGCGTTGTTGGAGTACATCGTCGATCAGTACGAAGGGAGCGTCGAAGTTACCGAAGAGACCGATCCATGGTCGGAACTCGACCGGCGGATCGATCAGTGTCTTTTCGGTCCCGGGTTCGACGAGGAATTCGGTCATTGGGAACGGATGCGCGTCTATCACGACTTGTTCTCGCAGGCACAGCACAACGAACGCCACCAAGAGATATTCAACAGGCATTACGATCGGATCCGAGGAAGCATCACACAAGTCATCGAGCGCGGGATCGAGGACGGAATATTTCGCGCTGTAGACGCAGAGGAGATGGCCCAGCTTATCACTGACAGCATCCATGTTGCCCGCGAACGGAAAATTTCACTTGGGCAAGATGAAGCTCCCGAACAGATGCGACACGCAATTGATGCGTTCGTTCTCTCATCGCTCGTCGATCCCGAGTCCGTCGTCACCTTGATGAAGTCAAACCGAGAGACGAATTAG
- a CDS encoding IclR family transcriptional regulator, translated as MGHEKVDAKSNNRIKSVENAFNIVESIQRLERCGVSALADYHDIPKSTAHVYLKTLQDLGYVINEDGEYRLSLRFLELGGSVRHNKSIYSVARSEIDSVARATGEVGTIGYEENGMRVLVYRSEPVEGVSDNAPTGEFTRMHWTAVGKVLLSQHPNVEIRDIIDRHGLPAATENTVTDVDELTTEIDAIRSQGYSIEDEERVPGVKSVAVPITDDENRAGNSAISIAGPKHRFSDERIEDELLPALQNTANVIELQYKHY; from the coding sequence ATGGGCCATGAGAAAGTCGACGCTAAATCGAATAACCGAATCAAGTCCGTGGAGAACGCGTTCAACATTGTTGAATCCATTCAGCGACTCGAACGCTGCGGCGTCTCGGCTCTCGCGGACTACCACGATATCCCGAAAAGTACAGCTCATGTCTACCTCAAGACGCTCCAAGACCTCGGATATGTAATCAACGAAGACGGAGAGTATCGTCTCAGTTTGCGGTTTCTCGAGCTTGGAGGATCCGTTCGGCATAACAAGAGCATCTACTCAGTCGCACGCTCTGAGATCGATAGCGTGGCCCGGGCTACCGGTGAGGTTGGGACTATCGGATACGAAGAAAACGGGATGAGAGTGCTCGTTTATCGGTCGGAACCGGTCGAAGGCGTCTCGGACAATGCACCGACGGGCGAGTTCACTCGGATGCATTGGACCGCAGTCGGGAAGGTCCTCTTATCACAACACCCGAACGTTGAGATCCGGGACATCATCGATCGGCACGGGTTACCCGCGGCAACTGAAAACACGGTTACGGATGTCGATGAACTCACCACGGAGATCGACGCGATACGCTCGCAGGGCTATTCGATCGAGGATGAAGAACGGGTCCCCGGTGTCAAATCCGTCGCTGTCCCGATCACAGACGACGAAAACAGGGCGGGAAATTCCGCTATTTCCATCGCTGGACCGAAACACCGCTTCAGCGACGAACGGATCGAAGACGAACTACTGCCCGCCCTCCAGAACACGGCGAACGTGATCGAACTCCAATACAAGCATTACTAG